CCATTCATTGGGGTTGTCTGGAGCTGAGCGtatgggtgcatctaaactgtagaaataatgcaattagataccactttaactgccatggctcctttttatggaatcctgggagctgtagcttaGAGAAAAACCAAGAaaggtaaagaccttgtaaaactacagctgctataatgaggcatggcagttaaattggtatcaaactgcattaattgcataGTTAATTTCAATTAATTGCAAACTGCATAAATTGCATGAGTCACCAGAGGGAGAAAGGGTGGGTTAtacataaagtttattattattattattattattattattattattaaaaacacaacaagatgagcccacagcaaacaagatcactctgctggctgttgtatttgatcacacgtcggacacttcccaagtgtctaggactgtgtgatgtatctgcgaataatgtgtgcagatcccaataaggtggccttctgcagctggcagatggtaattttgtcagcgccaattgtgtttaagttcaggccaaagtctttaggcactgcacccaatgtgccgatcaccactgggaccacctttactggcttgtgccagagtcaggcatgtagccgggggggggggggggggggggcttgaggggcttcaaattctcatggtggttgtTATGCGCATTTATaacttctttcccacttttctatcttctttataTTATTCACCCTCTTTCGTTGTAGTTTATGATAATTCAATAAAAAAATTATGCAAAAAAAATTttttcatggtggtctgcgaaaagtccttactggtacattatttaaactgttatgtttattcatatcatgatctgatcaccatgctcaacatatcccatatgcatgggggtattggggtaacgatacaaaatgtttgctagggtagaccctctttcattcagactcacccccccccccccaatcaaaatcctggctatgggcctggccagagtctttgcagtatgatctttaaatcctcatagatcatagaatcatagaatatagagttggaagagacctcatgggcaatccagtccaacccctcatATCATGTtagcttttatattattattattattattattattattattattactagccattccctgccatgcattgctgtggccgtctgtgtatatgtgttttctgtgtgtatatatacatatatgtgcgtgtatatatttgtgtatatttgtataaatgtgtgtttatgtatatatgtggttttgcgcatgcgctgtaatgtatttttatttttgtggctttttaagccccttcctctgtgattttcagtgtttggtggtgatggtcattcgttgtcttgataggtgtcttgcgtccaaatttggtgtcaattcgcccagtggtttttgagttatgttaatcccacaaacgaacattacatttttatttatatagattattatttagtTGAGATGCacctgatgctatggaatcatgggacccTTGGGCAGAGAAGCCTAAGGACCTTATAAAACTGCCAACTCCATGATTTCAAAAcactgaagtggtatcaaactgcattaattccagagtgtagatgcaccactaCCCAATGCTGCTGCCTCTCTGTTGGCTGAGTATATTTTCCAAACTGTTGTATACACTCAGCGGTAGAGAGGAAAGAAAATTAAAGGGAGAACCAATTGGGTAATAATTGCTAATTGCAGTTACGCAactattttcccccttttcctttttttccctccttttccctgcGTGCCACTCTCCCTCGCGCCGAGCCCACAAACAGGCTCGAGCTTGAACAAGATTGGAGTTTCCCATTGTGAGCTGTCTTCCCTGATTCCCCCAATCAGCGGCGTCCCCCATTCGAACCCTTTCGGCCAATCGCGTGGCGCTGGAGGCGGGCCCTCTCCCATTCATAAAAACCCGAGCAGGGTAAGCTGGCTCTTCACTCCAAGCAGCTGCTTGATCCTGCTTAGCTGTTTCCTCGCTGCTGTTCTATACACGTCTTGCCTTCCAGCCCCACGGCCATGTGCTACGCTTGCGAGTCCAGACTGACCCGAACTTTCACCATGCCCGAAGGCCCCAAAAGAAGGGAGCCCACGGGGCCCCAATACTTCACTTTCGACCCCATCCCAGAGGTCGAGACGAGCCCTGCTGCACCCAGGAAGGGCTCCAAGACCCTCAGGAGCAAAAAGAGATCCAGGAGAGTGCTTTACCCACCAGTGGTAAGTATTTGGGCGCATATAGGCTGTAGCTGAATCAATGCCGTTTGATTGACAGCActgcaatgctatgggatcctgggagttgtagttctgcaagagttctagtgccttgccaaactagctcccacaatcccatagcattgagccatggcagctcaagaGGTGTCCAGCTTCATTCATTCAACCCCTTGTAAGACACAGAAATATTGAGATTGCAGAGAGGAGAGGAAGTCAAGGGTcttgaggaattgtgggagttggagtccaaaacacctgaagggcccaagtttgcccaggcctggtttaaAGCCAAGGGTCTTGAAATCGAGTGGAGCCAAGGACAAGgtgttctctatttatttatcgtgtcaggagcgaaccaaacagttgggttgcattaataataaacaaaccacaaagtttgcaaacttggtggttgattaaatgtcttttgaccagtagctgcccacttggagtgcctctggtgttgttaaaacaaggtcctccatggtgcatgtagcagggctcaggttgcattgcagcagatggcctgtggtttgctgtATGAAAGGGTgccattgggtgcatctacattgcagaatgaatgcagtctgttgccacttttaattgtcatggctccatgctatgggatcctgagagttgcaaTTTTGGCCTCGCCCAACTACATCTCTAAGGCTtctgtaacattgagccatggcaattaaaactgcggtcaaactgcatttattctacagcatggatcaggcatgggaaaacgttggccctccaggtgttttggacttcaactcccacaattcctaacggtaGACTTAGTGCAGTTTGgcgccactttaactaccatggctgaatgctgtggaatcctgggaattgtttgATGAAGCATCGGTCgtctttgtcagagaaagctaaaaacctcGTAAAACTACTATATTTATGATTCCGTAGTCCTAAAGCatggcaaagtggtgtcaaactgcatttgttctacagCTGATGCCATAGCAATTGGTGGTGTCAAACACCTATAGTTTGCAGTGTGGATGAATTGGAATTGATCTGAAGACATATGACAACTGAGCCATGTCCATTGTGAGCCATTGTGAATTTGCCAATGGATTTTGGAAAGCTTGCTTCACTGCAaagaaggccccttccacacactgccatataaaatccagattatctggtttgcactggattatatggcaatgtagaagggagtGAAGTGAGAAAATGGAATCACTGAATAGTAAAGTTGGATTAGAGTATAAGGGCCAAACAGTCCAATGCAGTGCTATACACAATACACAAAGTACTCCTCACAGACAGCCATGTTTATGTCTATGTTTcgaaacctccagggaaggagactccatcacatatTAAGTGCACAGAATATGTggttgttttgtgttttattaATGTTTCTAACCATCTGCCTCTGCTCTCCTTCCAGGCAAAGCGCTACTACCCCACAGAAGAGCCTAACTATGCCAAGCGCCTTCTTTTCATCCTCCTCACTGTCGtccttttccaaatctacagTGCAGAAGAGGAGCTTCCGGCCACCTTTGTTTCCCTGACCACTGAAGAAAACTTCTCTCGTTGCTCCGTGGAGTCGAGGGAGTCTCGTGGAGAACCCCTCCATTTGCAGGAGCCTGAGCTCCCAGCACCCTCCACTGAAATTGAAACCCATGGAGACGTGGTGGTCAATGCAACCAGCTGGCATTGGGTGAAGAACGAGACATCCGAATCCACGGTTGATATCACCCAGCTTTTGGAGCAGAGCCAGGCTGCTTTCTGATGAACTAAGAGAGAGACTTGACTGAATTGCGACGTCTTAGAGGCAGGAGCTTGGCTTTGGAGGAAAAAAAGCGGCTTTCTTCTAAGCAGAATGCAAACCGCAGAAGGGTTAATGCTGTTGGGAAGGGATCCAGCTCTTTCCGGCACTCTGCAATGACAGCAAAGTGAACTCGGCCAGACCCGTGAACTGACGTCAATGAAAATTATACTTGACTTGAACTGACACTGGGTGGGGAGGTTCCCCATTTCTGTATTCAGCCAGATATCTGGCGAacggaagaaaagaagaagacattaatttaatatttatttatttaataataataataataataataatatgatgtaatTTCAACTGATGTATTTAAAGTTTTGCCAAACTAAATGTTGACAAGGAAAAATCTCGGCTCACACAAGGGTCGCTTGGACTGTTTTGCTCTActgcagtatttctcaaactctcttcctccaggtgttttggacttcagctcccaaaaatcccagccaaattatgggagttgaagtccaaaacaactggaggaatgCAGTTCTAGAAACTCAGCTCTAGTGAGAGTGTTATAGTGTGGCTTTTTGGGAAAGTAATTAAAATCTTACATGGAAAAGGTGATGATTTGTAGATTtagaatctgtatttatgtaacTTGGTAATGTTTAGTAGATATTGAACTATGGAAGGGAAGCCACTGAAAGGATGGCGCCGCGATGCTCTGAAGTGACTTGCTTTCAAACTCATTTGTATGACAGGGAACGAAAGTAAATCAACGCTGACAAATAATATTGTATGAGCATTAATATTGGttttttcctgttcttgagtaTTAGCCAGCAATGTTTATTGTTAGAGCATTTTGCTTACTATGTAAGCATTGGAAATCTCTCtttctggaaaaagaaaaaaaagaaaaagcactaAGAACATCCAGACTGGCATTTCGGAAACAGAAGTAAATTTATTTTGCGAATTGCACTTTACATGTCTACATGAATTGTCTATGGTCTGTATGTTCcatgaacaaatgaataaaaatgtgATATTATTTCCTTTTGTCTGGCTTGAATATTTAATGTGGTTTATGGTGGGAATGGgactagaccaggcctgggcaaactttggccctccaggtgttttggacttcaactcccacaattcccaacagccggaaggctgttaggaattgtgggagttgaagtccaaaacacctggagggccaaagtttgcccaggcctgttttaAGATCATGAAAAATACATATATGTACTCAGGACAGTGCTATATTTCTTGTGATTGCCTGAGAAACTGACTGCCGACATCTTATCAACACATAAGAAGAGCCTTGCTGGATCAAACCAAAGGCCCATTATTCCAGTCCTCTGTTTACAGATTAGTCAACAAAGTGGTCAATAGAAAACCCATCAGCAGTACACGAATACAGCAGTATTTCCCATCTCTCCTTCCCCATCAAATGATATACAGGTGCATACTGCCTCTAGTACTAAGTGATACATATAGGCaagcagattattattatcatttatttacatAGTATCATCCAATGTCCATGGCATTTCACAGTAAAACAACAGGCCCTGCCAAAGGCATATTATCTAACATGCATGtatgaagaagaaagggaataaatacaaaacaatataaaacaaagctAACCAATACATGTAatcaaaatatgcaaatatggaaGATAAACATggcagcagtacgtgtgaaaaagatagaAATAGGGTCCTCACTATTGCTCAATATCTTGATCACATACAATCTCTATATTTCCATAAAAAGGTCAACTTATGCTTACCAAAatgtaaagggtaaaggttttcccctgacatttagtccacTCGTTCCTGagtctggaggttggtgctcctctccatttctaaggctaAACAaccttctatgaaccagtgcgaactctaagatcttccggggaggccctccttttgctcccaccaccgtcacaaatacgactggtggggatgagagagagggccttctcggtggtggccccctgcctctggaacacccttccaaggtaaataagacaggccccatccctcccctcctttcataagagcttgaagacctggtggtttcaacaagcctttgagaatgaccagttctagtcaAGCTCCAGACATTACtgaatatggccttgcacttcttacctattactccggtcatccctctaataggccctggaaatgagcagccacagacccatacctgctATTGCCGTTACCCTGTTATAGTACTGTACTTAATTTCTGACCcgctcatattttgagtttgcactagtcTTGGCCCAGTTTTTTAATTTctctgaataggcaggattatttttaatatacatgtgttattgtgataattttatgcttatgttgttttgtatgtttcggtgatgttacttggaaaccgccctgagtcccccttggggagatagagcagtatataaataaatattattattattattattattattattattattattattatgccgaagagcaggcattgtccgtagacatctccaaggtcatatggccagcatgactgcatggtttcCCCTGAGTCTGggattagtgctcatctccatttctaagccgaagagcctgcattgtccatagacacctccaaggtcatgtggccagcatgaccgcatggagcgccattaccttcccaccggagcagtacctattgatctactcacatttgcatgttttcgaattactaggttggcagaagctggggctaacagcaggagctcaccccgctccccagatttgaactggtgaccccactgtgccattgggagTGCAAAATGTAAACAGCAGCTAATGAACTCAAAAAATCATATAACCATAAATGGGCAAGGTTTGGTAAAAGAAAGAATTGAGAACCAACTCAGGGAAGGATATCTTGCCACTGTAGATAAATTAGCATCCCCGCATaaaatggtacctaaatttcctacttgacaggtgcaactgtctttcgggctgcataggtcaacagcaaacttgactattaatggtcagtagctcactccgacccgggttggcttccaactcatgacttctcggtcagtagtgatttaatgcagctggctagtaactagctgtgccacagcccggtccagtTCTATCTTTGGGTCCTCCTGTATGTTCCTATGGTCAATATCTGCTTGAAGTTAGCCATTACAttctgctggaggacctaggctggatctatgctgccCTATATTGCAGGACTGATCCCAAATCATCTGGTtataccagattatctgacagtgaagactcatataatccaattcaaagcagataatacggaatcagatcctgggaaatagggTGATGTAGATCCCAACCCTAGAAGTTTCTAGGAGAAACACATTGCTCAAAACTCTGCAAATGTGAAGAGCCAACTGTATACCAGAGATGGTGAATTTAGGATCTTTTTGGTGGGCTATACTTCCCTTGATCCCTTACTGCAAgcactgatgggagttgcaatctaatAATATGTGAAAAGCTTGAAGTTGCTTATGCTTATTCTAGAACAAAACCAGTTCAGACAAGTAGCAACCAAAGTAAGATTCCACTCAAACCAGGCTGGGTTTGTTGCTAAATCAGGAAACAATATTGTGAACCTACAAGGTATTGCAACAAATCATGCCGTATGGAGCAGAATAGAAATGGAAAATCTTGTTTCTGTAGGTGGTTGTTCATACTGCCACTAAATAATGCCCTCTaaggttattttttttattttgcaaggTTGCTACACAAATTGATAAGAGGCCTGTGTAACATTCAGCAAGAAAACTACTCAGACCTAAGTCTCATGGGAACAGAAAGGGACCTGATAGAAGTGCAGATTAACTCACATTCTCAGCCACAGCAGTGTGTCACGGGGTGGGAACAAACAAGATAGGGGTATGCCCAAGATAAATATAGAGGATACTGCTGTAAGTGACTTATGGAACAGAACTAACTTAAGCTGTAGGTGTGAAGGTCTCACAAAAATCATCATGGTATTAGAAATATGATATTGGATTAAATGCTtaattttcttttcatgtcaggagtgacttaagaaactgtaagttgcttctggtgtgagagaactggccatctgcaaggacattgcccaggggatgcccggatgttttggtgtttcaccatccttgtgggaggcttctctcatgtccccgcatggggagctggagctgacagagggagctcatccacgctctctttGAACctccgatctgtcggtcttcagtcctggtttaacccattgtgccaccaggagctctgcTTAAATGTTATTATAGATATAAAAGAAGGGAAACAATTCTTGCAGCTTTGTGTGGCCATTCCAAAGTACAACACCAAAGAGAATCTCTGGTAGCAGGCAAGCATTTTTGGACACCCGTTATATACCCATAATATACATGCTGGCCTATTAATAAAGAGATACAGACGgtctggtatccactggggtttggtccAGGACCGCCtaaggataccaaaatctgtggatgcttcaTTCCCATtagatattatctatataaataaaaatgtaatgttcgtttgtgggattaacagaactcaaaaaccactgggcgaattgacaccaaatttggacacaagacacctaacaacccaatgtatgtccttcaccccaaaaaaaatgagtttgtcatttgggagttgtagttgctgggatttatagttcacctacaatcaaagagcattctgaattcaaccaacgatggaattgaaccaaacttgacagacagaaaccccacgaccaacagaacacactagaaaggtttggtgggcattgaccttgagtttgggagttgtagttcacctacatccagagagcatggtggactcaaacaatgatggatctggaccaaacttggcacgaatactccatatgcccaaatatgaacacatgtggaggtttttttttgggggggggggagaccttgacctttgggagttgtagtcactgggattcacagttcacctacaattaaagagcattccgaaccccaccaatgacagaatcggggcaaacttcccacacagaacccccatgaccaacagaaaatacttaaggccatccaatccaactcccttcatcagggcatgaaaagtaatcaaagtcctcctgacaaagagccatccagccata
This genomic interval from Anolis sagrei isolate rAnoSag1 chromosome 2, rAnoSag1.mat, whole genome shotgun sequence contains the following:
- the IER3 gene encoding radiation-inducible immediate-early gene IEX-1, translating into MCYACESRLTRTFTMPEGPKRREPTGPQYFTFDPIPEVETSPAAPRKGSKTLRSKKRSRRVLYPPVAKRYYPTEEPNYAKRLLFILLTVVLFQIYSAEEELPATFVSLTTEENFSRCSVESRESRGEPLHLQEPELPAPSTEIETHGDVVVNATSWHWVKNETSESTVDITQLLEQSQAAF